GGCGGACACGGGGGCGCGCATTGAGCTCTTGCTGACGCAGCAGCGGTCGGAAACCGAGTGGGAAGTCCTCGCGAAGCCGGCGAAGCGCTTGCGCGTTGGGACACGCATCTACTTCCCGAGCCCCGATGCGCAGCCCACCGATGCTCCGCCGTACGCAGAGGTGATTGGCGAGCAGGAGGGCGGCATTCGTCATGTCCGGTTCACGCTGGATGAGCCGATGTTCAGCTTTCTCGACCGAGTGGGTGTGATGCCGCTGCCGCCTTACATTCACGAGCCGCTTGCCGACCGTGATCGGTATCAGACGGTGTATGCCAGTCCGCCAGGTTCGGTGGCGGCGCCCACTGCGGGGCTGCACTTTACGCCCGCACTCTTGGAAGAAATCCAGCGTGCCGGCGTCGAGATTTACTACCTCACCCTTCATGTGGGAATTGGCACCTTCCGCCCGGTGACCGTGGACAAAGTCGAAGCGCACCAGATGCATTCGGAGTGGTATGAAGTGCCGCCGGAGACAGCGGCGGCGGTGAATCGCGCCAAGCGGGAGGGACGCCGCGTGATCGCGGTCGGTACGACGGCCATGCGCACGCTCGAAAGTGCGGGCGCGTCCGGTGAAGTGAAGGGGGGCGCCGATGACACCGACATTTTTATCTACCCTGGCTACAAATTTCGCATTGTCGACGCACTCATCACGAACTTTCATCTGCCGAAATCGACCTTGCTCATGCTGGTCGCCGCGATGATGGGACTGGATTTCACGAAGCGCGTGTACGAAACCGCGGTGGCGGAGCGGTATCGCTTTTTCAGTTTCGGTGATGCCATGTTCATTACGAGGAGGTGCGAGACTTGACGGTGCCCGTGCGCTACGAACTGTTGAAACGATGCAGTCACACCCTCGCGAGACGCGGCGTGGTCCACACCCCGCACGGGTCCATCCAGACACCGGTGTTCATGCCGGTGGGCACGCAGGCCACCGTCAAAACGTTGTCCCCGTTTGAACTGCGGGAAATGGGCGCGGGCATCATCTTGTCCAATACCTATCACTTGCACCTCCGACCCGGTGAGGACCTGGTGGCCGAGGCCGGGGGACTGCACGGGTTTATGCACTGGGATGGCGCCATTCTCACCGACAGCGGCGGATTTCAGGTATTCAGTCTGGCGGATTTGCGGAAGATTACGGATGAAGGCGTTCAGTTCCGGTCACACATCGACGGCAGTCCGCGGTTCTTTTCGCCCGAGTCGGTGATGGCGATTGAGAATCAGCTTGGTGCCGACATCATTATGGCGTTTGACGAATGTCCGCCGTATCCGGCGTCGCGCGACTATCTCGAGACATCGCTGCGGCGGACGCTCGACTGGGCGAAGCGGTGCAAGCAGGCGCACGGGCGGCCAGATGAACAGGCACTGTTCGGGATCGTGCAAGGCGGTGCAGAACTGGACTTGCGCAAGGCGGCTGCAGAAGCGCTGGTGGAGATGGATTTTCCAGGCTATGCGGTCGGCGGACTGAGTGTCGGCGAACCGAAGCCTGTCATGTACGATGTGCTCGCTTTCACGACCCCGCTGCTGCCGGCCGACAAGCCGCGGTATCTGATGGGCGTGGGGTCGCCGGATGACCTGTTTGAAGGCGTGGAGCGCGGGATCGACATGTTCGACTGTGTGCTTCCCACGCGGATTGCGCGAAATGGAACCGTGTTGACCAGCCGCGGCAAGCTCGTGTTGAAAAACGCGCAGTACGCCCGCGATTTCTCGCCGCTGGACGAAGACTGTTCGTGCATGGTGTGCCGGTCGTTCACCCGCGCGTATCTCCGGCACCTGCTGAAGGCGGGGGAAGTGCTGGGGATTCGCCTCACGTCGTATCACAATGTGTGGTTCCTGCTGCGCGTGATGGAAGGCATCCGGAAGGCGATTGAAAATGATCAATTTCTCGCGTACAAGCGCGAATTCTACGATCGTTTCGGTTATAATGACGATACCGCGGTGCAGACAAGCACCGCAGGAGAGGACGTGTCTGATTGAAGAGCCAGAGCATTATTTTCATTGTGCTGATTCTCGCGGTATTTTACATGTTGTTCATCGTACCGCAGCGTCGGCAGCAAAAGAACCGTCAAAATATGATGAACCAGCTCGGACCTGGTGCGAAAGTCCTGACCTCCGGCGGGATCTACGGAATCGTCACGGCGGTTCAGGGGGATGTGCTGCACGTATCCATCGCGCCGGATGTCGAGATTGAGATGGATCAACGCGCCATCATCCGTGTGGTCGAAGCAGCGAACTCGGTCGGCGATGACGTCGATGAAGTGGATGAGGACGATGAGCTTGACGAGGGACAGGATGCGTCTACCTTCGACACCTCGGACCGGTTTGCATCGCATGAGACCGATGAGGAAGAGGAAGACGAGGACGTGGTCGACGAGCAGGATGCTGCTGGCGGCGCGGACGCGGAGCAGAAATCAACGAATGCTTGATTGCGGTGAACAGCGCGGACGCCGCCGGCGTTCGCAGTTCACGGGACGTCGGGCCGAACAGGCGTTGGCGCGCTCGGCCCATTTTGAATCCGCAAAGCGAAGGCGCCATGCCGCGAAAGGGTATGGCGCCTTCTTCCGTGTGCCCGGCGTGCTCTCACAGGCTGCGCGTGCTGCCGGTATTCACGCCGATGATGCCGCCGAACGCGCCGATGAGGGCCATGAGCAGCACGCGGAACAATCCGCCTGCGTCGAGTGAGAACGTGTTGTAGGCGAACAGCCCAATGCAAATCATCACGATGGCATAAAACAGGCCGGACATCCCGCCGTAATACCAACCGCGTTCCTGTGCTGCCCGGCTGCCTGCGATGGCACCGAGGAGGACGGCGGCGCAGTGAATTATGTACGCTGCCATGACCAGGGTTTTGGGGGACATCGGGTGGACATGTGCCCACAGCGACACAAGCAGGATGCCGATGACAGCGTAAAACAGTGACCATGCCAGTCCGTAGAGAATCGGAAACTTGCGAAGCGAACGTATTGAACCGTTCAAATGCGTCACCTTCCCTGGGTTTCGTGCAAATTCGGCACTTATGAAATCTACTTTTATTTCTATTCGCTTTGTCCATTGTCTATGAAAGATGTGCTACAATACTTGAAAAGATTTTAATCGTGCTTTGATTGACTCTCCTTTCGATTTTCTCCTCGCACGTTGGAAGGGGCAGGGTGAAAAACAGTTGAATCCCCAGAGAGAAATTTGGATTCGGATCTGCGAACTGTTGGTTGGCATTGCCGGTGTGGGCATTGCCTTTCTGTATGTACCGGAACTGTTTCATCAGAACATTTTGCTCACTGTCCTCGTCATGGCACTGGCGGTCGCCCTGGAATCTATTCCTGTGCCCTTGGGCCGTGTGATTAGTTCACTGCTGTACGCGCTGCCCATCGGGGCGCTGGCGGTGTATGGCACTTCAGAAGCGGTCTGGCTGATGATCGCTGCGGCTGTGCTGTCGCCGTTCATTACGCGGCGGCGGACGCGCTGGACAACGATCCTTTTCAACGCTGGGCAGTATACGATCAGCGTGGTGGCGATGTCCTTTGCGTATCGAATGATTGTGCCGCAAGCCTATCACCACATGTTGTCTTGGAATATGTTTTTGGGCGCGATTGTCGGTGCCGCTGTCTTTCTCTGCGTCAACCACCTGCTGATCAACGCGATTCAATTTGTTGAGGGCACCTTTGTCGTTCGCGAGTCCTGGACGGTGGTGACAGCCGACAGTTTGTATGTCCTTCTCTCGCTGCCGTTCGCATTGTTGATGATTGGCCTGAGCCCCAATGGGCCATTGCTGGCGCTTGTCGCCATCCTGCCCCTGGTGCTGCTGGGCCAGATGATGCGCATGTACCGCCGCACTTCCTTCATTCAACAGATCCACAACGCCACGACCAAGCTGACGTCCGAGTTCGATGTGGAACGGATTTATCAAGAAGCTGCGCAGGTGGCGGCTCGGTTGACGTACGCGGATGCTGTCATCGTGCACATCTTGGATGAATCTCGAGAAGTGCTCGTCCCGGGTACCGTGTACCCGTTGGAGGCTGCACAGGACTTTAATCTCAATGGCGTCACAAGAAGCGGCGGCGGTGTCATCTGGGATGTGGTGTCGCGAGGAGCCGGCTGGGCCTATATTCCGGATATCCGCAAAGACGAGCGCGTGCGCTTCGACGGCGTGGACGCCCGAAGGCCGCACCTGTCCATGGCGATTTTTCCAATGCGCGCACACGGCGAACTGCAAGGCGCCATTGTCTGCTACTCTTGCTACGCATATGGATTTGGAGAGTTAACAGAGGAATTGCGGATTCTTGCGGCACAGGTTGCTGTGCTGATTGAAAATGCGAAGCTGTATCAGGAACTGCAGCGTCAGTCGTGGCGCGACGGAGCCACGGGGTTGTACAACTACCGTTATTTCTATGAAGCGTTGGCGGACCGCGTGCAGCAGGCGCGCATGACCAACTCGGAAATGTCTGTCGTTATCATGGATGTCGATTACTTTAAGAAATTTAATGATACATACGGCCACCTGGCGGGGGATGCGGTCCTCAAGTCGATTGGTCAATTGCTCCAGTCCGAGGCAGGACCGGAGGCGGTGACAGCCAGGTATGGCGGTGAGGAGTTCGGGATCATCCTGCCCTATAGTCCCAAGCAGGCATTTGCCATGGCGGAGCGGTTCCGCAAGGCCGTCAGTTCGTTGGTGGTGAACTTTGAGGGCCATGAACTGCAGGGCATCACGGTCAGTGTTGGCATTGCCGGATTTCCGTCGGATGGAGATTCCGACAGGGACGTGCTGCTCAAGGCGGACTCAGCCATGTACTGGGGGTCGAAACAGCGCGGACGAAACAAAACGTCGCTGTATTCACCGGAGTTCGACGCACAGCTGTTTGTGGACGGGCTGACCGGACTGTACACCTACCACTTCGTTACGATTCGTTTCCGGGAAGCCCTTGCTGCGGGTTCTGAAAACTGGGGCGCCGTGTGTATTGATTTGGCGCGGTTTTCAGACGTTAACGCCACCTTCGGCTTTGCCATCGGAAACCGGGTGCTTCAGGAAGCCAGTGCGGTGATTCGGGAGTGCATTCGCCAAAATGAGTTGGCTTGTCGGTTTAGTGGAGACGATTTTCTGATTCTTCTCCAAAACGTGACGCGTGAGGAACTTGAGGCGATTGGGAATCGTGTTGACCGCATGCTGGCGAGCCACCGTTTTGAGTGCTTGAACAACGTGGTGCTGTCACTGCGCGCGCACTACGCCACCTATTCGTTCCAGGACGTCGAAAGTGTGGAGACGGTGTTTGAGCAAATCGGGAAGGTCTTTTCCACGCTCAACGCCAGGGACGACGAATCATCCGCCTGAACTGACACAAAACGGATACCTGCCCCACATTCACCACCCGATGGTATAAGTCGACCGCCGCGGCGCGGGACCGATCCGCCGCTTTTCACCACTTCCGTCAGACGCGCGTAACGAGCCCTTTTTCGGTGATACTACCCCCGAAGGAGGGCTGCGACTTGATGGGGGATATCGGATTACTCCACTTCATCTGGCGCGTCATTATTCTGTATGTCCTGGTCATGGTGGCCCTGCGGGTGATGGGGAAACGGGAGATTGGCCAATTGTCGGTGTTCGACTTTGTGGTCTCCGTCATGTTGGCGGAGCTCTCCACGCTGCCCATGGAAGACACCAAAGTGTCGCTGTGGCGGTCGGTCTTGTCCATTTCCATGCTCGTCTTGCTGCAAATCATTGTGGCGTTGATTCAGTTAAAGAGTCACCGCTTCCGCCACTGGGTGGACGGCGAACCTTCCGTTTTGATTGAGCATGGAAACATCAAGGACCGCGAGATGAAAAAGACCCGCTACACGATGCATGACCTGTTGATGCAGCTGCGTGACAAAGGCATCGCCAACGTCGCCGATGTGGAGTTCGCCATCCTGGAAACGTCTGGTCAATTGAGCGTGTTTCCCAAGGCGGAAAAGCGTCCGCTTACACCTGAGGACCTGAACCGCGCCGTGATCCACGAGACCATCCCGCTGCCGGTCATTGTGGACGGCGCGCCGGTTCAGAAGACCCTGGAGGTGCTGGGGAAAACACAGAGCTGGCTTGAGCAGGAGCTGGAGCGGCGCGGCTATGGAACGATGCAGGACGTGTTTTATGCCGCTGTCGACCAGAATGGGCAGCTGCACATCGATGCACGGGACAAGCCGCAGAAGCTGCAACCGCAGCAAAAGACTCAGTCTCAGACGGACAGCCCGTCGCCATCGGACGGCGCATCATCATCAGACGGCGCAGCGCAATCGGAGAGCGCAGCGCAAGACCCATTGCCGGGACAGCACGTGCAAAACCCCAACGTGTCCAAACCGGAAGTGCGGTCCGGCCAGGCGCAACAGGGCCCGTTCTCCAAACCATAGTCCGCGGTCCCCTGGCGGCTGCGCCTCACACCGCGAAAGGAATCGCGCTGACGATGGTCGCCAGGATGCGTCCGACGCGCGGAACGCGCCGGACGTTCTGCGTCGTCAGCACCCGGAAGGCGCAAAGCAGGAAGAAGTCAAGCAAAATCGCGAACACGATCGCGGCCAGCAGATGCAGCCCGGCGATGTGTGCGTGGTCCCGGATCATGACCGTGAGGGCCAGCAGGCAGGCGAGCGCGGCTGCGGCAATTTTTGCCGTGTCCCACAAGCGAATCGGAAACCCGACAAAGTGCACGATGCACATGAACTGGAGCGCCGTGGTGACACAGAACGAGACAGTCGTCGCGAGCGCCACGCCATAGATGCCGAGACTCGGTCTGGACGCGAGTACATAAATCAGAACGAGCCGCAGCAGTCCCCCTGCGATGGAGTTCATCATCGCCAGCCCCGCTTTGTTCAGGCCCTGGAGCACGCCCGCCAGGGGCGCCTGCAAATACAAGAGAAAGCCCGCCGGTGCCATGATGGCCAAGATGCGTCCGACCGCAGGCTCGTGATAAATGGCCGCGCACAGTGGCGTTGCGAGCAGTGAGAGAATCACCGTGGCCGGAAATCCCACCAGGGCGGTCACGCGCCAGCTTTGTGCCACACGCAGCCGCACCCGGCGGTCGTCCCGCGTTTCCCCTGCCATGGCTTCGGACACGGAGGGCACGAGGTTGACCGCGAGCGACCCGGTGATCACGGTGGGAAACACGAGCAGCGGCAGCGCCATGCCGCCGTACTGCCCATATAACGCGGTCGCGGCGTGCTTGCCAATCCCGGCCATCCACAGGGAGCGCGCGACCAGTACGGGTTCAATCGCGTAAATGAGCGACCAGATGAGCCTGCTCAGCGTCACAGGGCCGGCGATGTCGACAATCGCCCGCAGGGTTTGACGCACCGTCTCCAGGCTGCGCATGGGCGCATTCGGCAGCACCATCGACAGGCGCCCACGCCGCCGGTACGAGACAACGAGAAACAGCATGCCGGATAGTTCTCCGAGCAGCATGCCAATCATCGCACCCGCTGCCGCGTAGGCGAGGCTGAATTGGACAAAGTAGGCGGCGAGAATCCATACGCTGGCGATGCGCACGGTCTGTTCGACAATGGATGCCCAGGCTGGCGGCGCCATGTCCTGCAGGCCCTGGAAGTAGCCGCGAAAAATACTGGACACGGCGATGACCGCGACGATGGGAATCATGGCCAGGTACGTCGGGTAGGCACGCGGATCGGTGAGCCAGTGGGTTCGGACAAAGCCGCGCAGCACCCACATCAGGACGGTGAATACCACCGCCATCGTGCCGATGACAGCCGTGCTCACGCGGAGGATGCGCTGGACACGGACGCGATCGTTCTGGACAATGGCTTCCGCAACCAATTTGGAAATGGCGACAGGCAGACCGGCCGTGACAAACGTCAGCACTAAACTCAGGAGCGGAAACACGATTTGAAACAGTCCCATCCCCTGTGCGCCGATGATACGGGTCAGAAAGATGCGGTAGATGAAGCCCATGATTCGGGTCGTGAGGCTGGCGGCCATCAGGACGACCGCACCTCGAAGAAAGGAACGTTGGGTCACAGATACCGCTCCTTTGCTGAAGTTCAACAGAGCCTGTGTTCAAGCCTATGCGGCTTGTACGCCGGATAGTCCAGGCCAGGGAAGGAAAGCGGACAGGGCATCGCGAATGGAATAGGGCGGAAAGAGGTGGGACCTGTGGATGACATGGAGCAGGAGATGAACAGGGAAGGAACCTTTGCGGGGAATGCGGGCGCTGACACGGAGGCCGCCGCCGGGACGCCTGCGCCAGCTGCCGGCGCCGGGGAACTGGAAGACGGTCACAGCGCTCCCGCGGCCGAGGTGCAAAGCGCTCCTCGCTGGCAGGACTATGAAGCGGACATCTTGGAGCTGTGTCAAGCCAAGGCGGAAGAGTTCCATCTGCTGGGCTACGAAGAAGTGACGGCTGCACAGGTGTGGGACTGTGTCCTTGCCTTGACCAAAGGGAAGGGTGCGCTGCACGAGATGGTCGCGGCCGTGCTCGGATTGCAAGCAGGCAAGTTTATGAACCATCTCACCATGAATGCGTTCAAGGGGGTTTTCGATGACTCCCCGTTTGACGCTGGAAAGCGCGCTTGATTATACTAGTGTGAGCATGTCGAATGGGCGCGAAGAAATGGGCGCTTCGAAGTACGTGATTTTGAGGTTCGTGATTTCCGTTCGATGAGTTTCTGGAGGAGGACAAGCAGCATGAAGTGGGGCCGATTTGCGGCGTTCATCGCCTTGGTCCTGGTGGTGGTGGGCCTCACGGTGGGCACCTCCCAACAACTGTGGAAATCAATTCGCCTTGGCTTGGACTTGCAGGGCGGATTTGAACTGCTATACCAGGTCGAGCCGAATACACCGGGCGGTACGGTATCAGCGCAAGGCGTACAAGCTGCCCTGCAGGCCGTGACCACGCGCGTGAACTCGCTGGGTGTCGCATCGCCGGTCATTCAGTTGGAGAACAAGAACCAGATTCGGGTCGATCTCGCCGGGACGTTCAGTCAGGCGCAGGCCGAAGCGTACATTGGCCAGACGGCGGATCTAAAGATTTACGGGAAGGCGACGTATAACGCCAAGACCAAGACATGGGTTCCGGACCCAAAGACGCTTTTGATTACCGGGAATGACATCAAGCCGGACGCCGCGGCGGGGCAAAACCCGAACACCGGGCAGTATGAAGTGGACGTGACGTTCAAGAACGCGAAACGCTGGCAGCAAATTACACAGCAGTACCTCGGCAAGCCGTTGTACACCTTCCTGAACGGGCAGATGATTACCGACCCGGCGCCGAGCGAAGTCATTTACAACGGCCAAACGGCCATCAGCGGCGGCGACTTGACGACCCTGCAGGCCTGTCAGACGCTTGCCCAGGAACTGAACAGCGGCGCGCTGCCGTATCCGCTGAAGCTGGTGAGTTCGACGAGCGTCGGGCCGTCTCTCGGCGCAGCGTCGCTGAAAGCCACGATGTGGGCCGGACTCGGGGCTGTCGCGTTGATTTTCCTGTTCATGCTCCTGTTGTACCGCGCGGCTGGCTTTATCGCGGACATCGCGCTGGTTGCGTACGCGTACCTGTTGCTGCTGACGTTTGCGGGCCTTCACGTTGTGCTCACGCTGCCAGGGCTGGCGGCGCTGGTGCTCGGCATCGGCATGGCGGTGGACGCGAACATCATTACGTATGAACGGATTAAGGACGAACTTCGCAACGGCCGCAGCCTGCAGTCGAGTGTCATCGCGGGCAACAAGCGCGCACTGCGCACCATCATCGACGCCAACGCGACGACGTTCATCGCCGGGGCCGTCATGTACTGGTTCGGGCAAGGTGACATTCGCGGCTTTGCCGTGTCGCTGATGCTCAGTATCGTCGTGAGCCTCATCACGGCCGTGCTGCTCAGCCGTGCGATGCTTCTCTTGTATACGCGTTCGAACGTGGTGAAGCGGCCCTGGTGGTTCGGGTACCGCGCAAGAAAGGCGGTGGAGTCATGAAGGCACGCTTCAATCTCGTTCGCAACCGAAAATGGTTCTTCATGTTGTCTGGGGCCATCACAGTGGCAGGTCTCATCGTGTTTTTGGTTTCCGGTTTTAACCTTGGCACGGATTTCGTCGCTGGGTCCCGTGTGCAGCTGCAGTTGAACCAACCGGTGAACACGGCGAAGGTTCAGCAGTTGTTTCAGGAAGCGGGCATTCCTCTCGACGAGGGCGCCATTACAACGGCAGGCGGGCCTGGAAAGCAGGCCGCCGTCGTTCGATTGACGGAGGTTCTGACCCCGGCTCAAGTGAACCAAATCAAGACACTTGAGGCGAAAATGTTCCCGAAGTCGCAGAGCGCAGACATCAGCACCGTGGACCCGCTGGTCGCGAAGCAGACTTCGCAGAAAGCGGTTTGGGCTGTGCTCATCGCTTCGCTGTTCATCGTGATTTACGTGGCGATTCGTTTTGAGTACCGGTTTGCGATTTCCGGCATTGTCGCCCTGCTGCATGACGCGTTCATCGTCATGTCGGCGTTCGCGCTGCTTCGGCTGGAAGTCGACTTGACGTTCGTGGCGGCGATTTTGACGATTGTGGGGTACTCCATCAACGACACGATTGTCATCTTCGACCGCATCCGCGAGAACCTCAAGGGCAAGCCGCCGGCGTCCATGGAGGAACTGGAAGAGGTCGTCAACCGCAGTTTGTGGCAGACGATGACGCGGTCCATCAACACCGTGGCCACCGTCCTCATCGCGGCGCTCATGCTGTACTTCTTTGGCGGTACGTCGATCCGCACATTCACATTTGCGCTGATTGTCGGTTTGGTCAGCGGGGCGTACAGCTCTATCTTCATCGCAAGCCCCCTCTGGGTCACCTGGCGCGGCCGACAGTTTCGAAAGCAGAAGCCTTCTGGCGAGGTGCCGCAGGCAAACTGAGCATCATGTCAGCGTCCGGACAGGCGCCCCTTCGGGGGCGCTTCGATTTCCGGCGCTTTGCTGACGACGAAGGCGATGGATTCGGTGGTGGAGAGGTTTGCGTACACAGGCACAGGCAAAATGGGGCGCCTGGTCTTCGGCAGGGGTCAACATCCTGTTGATGGTTGGCAAAGGTGTCGTCGGCCTGGCTGCTGGCAGCCAGGCGTTGTTCGCTGACGCCGTCCATTCCGCTGCGGACGTGGTCGGCTCGCTGGCGGTCATCATTGGCTTGCGCATCGCCAGCAAGCCGCCGGATGAAGACCATCCGTACGGACACGGGAAGGCTGAACTCATCAGTACGGCCATTGTGGCGCTGTTTCTGCTGGGAGCGGGCATTGAAGTCAGCGTGAGTTCTCTGCGCGCTTTTTTCCAGCCGCCTCACCCCCCGGCGCTGTTGGCGGCCTGGACGGCCATGGCTGCGATTGTCATCAAGGAAGTCATGTTTCAGTACACGTATCGGCTCGGCAAGCGGCTGAACAGCAAGAGTCTGGTGGCGAGCGCCTACGACCATCGGTCGGACGTGCTGTCGTCCGTCGCCGCCTGCATCGGGATTCTGCTGGCGATCTTGGGACGGGCGCTGCACACGCGGTGGCTTGAACACATGGATTCGGCCGCCGGTTTGCTCGTCGCGCTGCTGGTGCTGCGCATTGGTTATGGCCTCGTGCAGGATTCCGTGCAAACGTTGATGGACAAAACGGCCCCCGTCAAAGACCTGCGCAGTTACGCGGCGTGCATTCGGCAGATTGAGGGGGTGCGGCGCGTGGACGACTTGCGCGCCCGCGACCACGGTCAATATGTCATCGTCGACGTGGAAATCAGCGTCGAAGCGTCCATTTCCGTCGCCGCCGGGCATGATATCGCCGCACAGGTCAAGCAAGCTTTGCAGCGGGAATTTCCTCGTGTGTCCGACGTTCTGGTGCACGTGAATCCTTTTTATCCAGATCAGGAGGCGCACCGTGAATCCGCAGAATGAATGGTCACAAACAAACCAAGAATGCCGCGTCTCAGAATCATGGACACAGCCGCCGTGGCGCACTGCAGCGGTTGACCCAGCGAGAGCCGCGCGGCTTGCTCAAACCCTGAACATTCCCCTGCGGGTGGCCCGCTGGCTGTGCACACGGACAGAAGACGATACAGAGGCAGCCGGCTGGCTGGCGGGCGCTGATGCGGACACGGTTTTGCCGTGGGACTGGTTCGCAGACATGGCCAAGGCCGCTGAGCGGATTTGGCAGGCGGTCATCGCCCGCGAAACCATTTGCATCATCGGCGACTACGACGTGGACGGCGTCACCGCCAGCGCCATTCTTGCAACGACGCTGGACATCGTCGGGGCCGAATGGCACTGCTTGATTCCGCACCGCGTGGATGATGGGTATGGGTTGTCTGCGGCGCTGGTCGACCGGGCGCACGCCCTTGGTGCCAGCCTCGTGGTGACGGTCGACAACGGCATTCGGGCGGTGGACGCCATCGATTACGCGCAAGAGCTCGGGGTGGACGTCGTGATCACCGACCATCACGAACCGCCGGACACCCTGCCCCAGTCG
Above is a genomic segment from Alicyclobacillus cycloheptanicus containing:
- the secD gene encoding protein translocase subunit SecD produces the protein MKWGRFAAFIALVLVVVGLTVGTSQQLWKSIRLGLDLQGGFELLYQVEPNTPGGTVSAQGVQAALQAVTTRVNSLGVASPVIQLENKNQIRVDLAGTFSQAQAEAYIGQTADLKIYGKATYNAKTKTWVPDPKTLLITGNDIKPDAAAGQNPNTGQYEVDVTFKNAKRWQQITQQYLGKPLYTFLNGQMITDPAPSEVIYNGQTAISGGDLTTLQACQTLAQELNSGALPYPLKLVSSTSVGPSLGAASLKATMWAGLGAVALIFLFMLLLYRAAGFIADIALVAYAYLLLLTFAGLHVVLTLPGLAALVLGIGMAVDANIITYERIKDELRNGRSLQSSVIAGNKRALRTIIDANATTFIAGAVMYWFGQGDIRGFAVSLMLSIVVSLITAVLLSRAMLLLYTRSNVVKRPWWFGYRARKAVES
- a CDS encoding cation diffusion facilitator family transporter is translated as MRTQAQAKWGAWSSAGVNILLMVGKGVVGLAAGSQALFADAVHSAADVVGSLAVIIGLRIASKPPDEDHPYGHGKAELISTAIVALFLLGAGIEVSVSSLRAFFQPPHPPALLAAWTAMAAIVIKEVMFQYTYRLGKRLNSKSLVASAYDHRSDVLSSVAACIGILLAILGRALHTRWLEHMDSAAGLLVALLVLRIGYGLVQDSVQTLMDKTAPVKDLRSYAACIRQIEGVRRVDDLRARDHGQYVIVDVEISVEASISVAAGHDIAAQVKQALQREFPRVSDVLVHVNPFYPDQEAHRESAE
- the secF gene encoding protein translocase subunit SecF, giving the protein MKARFNLVRNRKWFFMLSGAITVAGLIVFLVSGFNLGTDFVAGSRVQLQLNQPVNTAKVQQLFQEAGIPLDEGAITTAGGPGKQAAVVRLTEVLTPAQVNQIKTLEAKMFPKSQSADISTVDPLVAKQTSQKAVWAVLIASLFIVIYVAIRFEYRFAISGIVALLHDAFIVMSAFALLRLEVDLTFVAAILTIVGYSINDTIVIFDRIRENLKGKPPASMEELEEVVNRSLWQTMTRSINTVATVLIAALMLYFFGGTSIRTFTFALIVGLVSGAYSSIFIASPLWVTWRGRQFRKQKPSGEVPQAN